The following proteins are encoded in a genomic region of Sebastes fasciatus isolate fSebFas1 chromosome 14, fSebFas1.pri, whole genome shotgun sequence:
- the slc37a1 gene encoding glucose-6-phosphate exchanger SLC37A1 isoform X2, which yields MASVPPGVRMLVSFDRDQWYRALTFILTFLLYTSFHLSRKPISIVKSELHKNCSSVSEIATALSSSSQLPPLPSLHTDMDCSWKPFEKRNYKQLLGAMDYSFLCAYAVGMYLSGIIGERLPIRLYLTFGMLASGLFTCLFGLGYVYNIHNLGFYIFVQVANGLVQTTGWPSVVTCIGNWFGKGRRGLIMGLWNSHTSVGNILGSLIAGYYVSSNWGMSFIVPGIIIAVMGIVCFFFLIEHPNDLKTLYAQNSSPGKSVQTKSWNGVNGHTEVYLQYKENKTQDYYYYEDNVQNWKSYDTELLLPRDSVCVPTQPVVVVKRESEPSAISFMGALRIPGVIEFSLCLLFAKLVSYTFLFWLPLYMTKAAHLDAKKAGDLSTLFDVGGIVGGILAGVISDKLGKRATTCAVMLLLAAPTLYGFSMISEFGLGPTIGMLLVCGCLVNGPYSLITTAVSADLGTHKSLKGNARALSTVTAIIDGTGSVGAAVGPLLAGLLSSGGWDRVFYMLMTADFFALLLLLRLVSKELTSTKSRPISAVELKEH from the exons ATGGCCTCTGTTCCTCCTGGGGTCCGAATGCTGGTGTCCTTCGACAGGGACCAGTG GTACAGAGCTCTCACGTTCATCCTCACCTTCCTGCTCTACACCAGCTTCCACCTCTCCAGGAAACCCATTAGCATCGTCAAG AGCGAGCTCCATAAGAACTGCTCCTCTGTCAGTGAGATCGCCACCGCCCtctccagcagcagccagcTGCCCCCCCTGCCGTCTCTCCACACAGACATGGACTGTAGCTGGAAGCCTTTTG AGAAAAGGAACTACAAACAGCTGCTGGGAGCCATGGACTACTCCTTCCTCTGTGCCTATGCAGTGGGAATGTACCTCAG CGGCATCATCGGGGAGCGCCTGCCCATTCGACTTTACCTGACGTTTGGCATGCTGGCCAGCGGCCTGTTCACCTGCTTGTTTGGACTGGGTTATGTCTACAACATCCACAACCTGGGCTTCTATATATTTGTCCAG GTGGCCAACGGCTTAGTCCAAACCACTGGCTGGCCCAGTGTAGTGACCTGCATCGGCAACTGGTTTGGAAAAGGAAG GCGTGGACTCATCATGGGCCTGTGGAACTCTCATACCTCAGTGGGAAACATCCTTGGCTCTCTGATCGCCGGCTACTACGTCTCCTCCAACTGGGGCATGTCCTTCATCGTACCGGGGATCATCATCGCAGTCATGGGCATCGtctgcttcttcttcctcattGAGC ATCCAAATGACCTGAAAACCCTGTATGCTCAAAATTCTTCTCCAGGCAAGAGT GTTCAAACCAAGAGTTGGAACGGTGTAAATGGACACACTGAGGTGTATCTGCAATACAAGGAAAACAAAACCCag GACTACTACTATTATGAGGATAATGTTCAAAACTGGAAG AGTTACGACACAGAGCTGTTGTTGCCcagagacagtgtgtgtgtccccACGCAGCCGGTCGTGGTGGTGAAGAGGGAATCGGAGCCGTCCGCCATCAGCTTCATGGGAGCTCTACGCATACca ggAGTGATCGagttctctctgtgtctgctgtttGCCAAGCTGGTCAGCTACACCTTCCTGTTCTGGCTGCCGCTCTACATGACCAAAGCAG ctcACCTCGATGCCAAGAAGGCTGGAGATCTCTCCACCCTGTTTGATGTGGGAGGAATAGTGG GGGGGATCTTGGCAGGAGTGATATCTGATAAACTGGGGAAGAGAGCCACCACGTGTGCCGTCATGTTGCTGCTGGCTGCTCCTACA CTGTACGGCTTCTCCATGATCAGCGAGTTCGGTTTGGGGCCAACCATCG GCATGCTGTTGGTGTGTGGATGCCTAGTCAATGGACCATACTCCCTCATCACAACTGCAGTGTCTGCTGATTTG gGGACCCACAAGAGCCTGAAAGGCAACGCCAGAGCATTGTCTACTGTCACTGCCATCATCGATGGGACAGGATCTGTAG GTGCAGCAGTGGGCCCCTTGCTGGCCGGGCTGCTGTCTTCAGGCGGCTGGGATCGGGTCTTCTACATGCTCATGACTGCTGACTTCTTCGCTCTGTTG CTTTTGCTACGGCTCGTGTCAAAGGAGCTGACCTCAACTAAATCCCGTCCCATCTCTGCTGTAGA GTTGAAGGAGCACTGA
- the slc37a1 gene encoding glucose-6-phosphate exchanger SLC37A1 isoform X4, translated as MASVPPGVRMLVSFDRDQWYRALTFILTFLLYTSFHLSRKPISIVKSELHKNCSSVSEIATALSSSSQLPPLPSLHTDMDCSWKPFEKRNYKQLLGAMDYSFLCAYAVGMYLSGIIGERLPIRLYLTFGMLASGLFTCLFGLGYVYNIHNLGFYIFVQVANGLVQTTGWPSVVTCIGNWFGKGRRGLIMGLWNSHTSVGNILGSLIAGYYVSSNWGMSFIVPGIIIAVMGIVCFFFLIEHPNDLKTLYAQNSSPGKSVQTKSWNGVNGHTEVYLQYKENKTQSYDTELLLPRDSVCVPTQPVVVVKRESEPSAISFMGALRIPGVIEFSLCLLFAKLVSYTFLFWLPLYMTKAAHLDAKKAGDLSTLFDVGGIVGGILAGVISDKLGKRATTCAVMLLLAAPTLYGFSMISEFGLGPTIGMLLVCGCLVNGPYSLITTAVSADLGTHKSLKGNARALSTVTAIIDGTGSVGAAVGPLLAGLLSSGGWDRVFYMLMTADFFALLLLLRLVSKELTSTKSRPISAVELKEH; from the exons ATGGCCTCTGTTCCTCCTGGGGTCCGAATGCTGGTGTCCTTCGACAGGGACCAGTG GTACAGAGCTCTCACGTTCATCCTCACCTTCCTGCTCTACACCAGCTTCCACCTCTCCAGGAAACCCATTAGCATCGTCAAG AGCGAGCTCCATAAGAACTGCTCCTCTGTCAGTGAGATCGCCACCGCCCtctccagcagcagccagcTGCCCCCCCTGCCGTCTCTCCACACAGACATGGACTGTAGCTGGAAGCCTTTTG AGAAAAGGAACTACAAACAGCTGCTGGGAGCCATGGACTACTCCTTCCTCTGTGCCTATGCAGTGGGAATGTACCTCAG CGGCATCATCGGGGAGCGCCTGCCCATTCGACTTTACCTGACGTTTGGCATGCTGGCCAGCGGCCTGTTCACCTGCTTGTTTGGACTGGGTTATGTCTACAACATCCACAACCTGGGCTTCTATATATTTGTCCAG GTGGCCAACGGCTTAGTCCAAACCACTGGCTGGCCCAGTGTAGTGACCTGCATCGGCAACTGGTTTGGAAAAGGAAG GCGTGGACTCATCATGGGCCTGTGGAACTCTCATACCTCAGTGGGAAACATCCTTGGCTCTCTGATCGCCGGCTACTACGTCTCCTCCAACTGGGGCATGTCCTTCATCGTACCGGGGATCATCATCGCAGTCATGGGCATCGtctgcttcttcttcctcattGAGC ATCCAAATGACCTGAAAACCCTGTATGCTCAAAATTCTTCTCCAGGCAAGAGT GTTCAAACCAAGAGTTGGAACGGTGTAAATGGACACACTGAGGTGTATCTGCAATACAAGGAAAACAAAACCCag AGTTACGACACAGAGCTGTTGTTGCCcagagacagtgtgtgtgtccccACGCAGCCGGTCGTGGTGGTGAAGAGGGAATCGGAGCCGTCCGCCATCAGCTTCATGGGAGCTCTACGCATACca ggAGTGATCGagttctctctgtgtctgctgtttGCCAAGCTGGTCAGCTACACCTTCCTGTTCTGGCTGCCGCTCTACATGACCAAAGCAG ctcACCTCGATGCCAAGAAGGCTGGAGATCTCTCCACCCTGTTTGATGTGGGAGGAATAGTGG GGGGGATCTTGGCAGGAGTGATATCTGATAAACTGGGGAAGAGAGCCACCACGTGTGCCGTCATGTTGCTGCTGGCTGCTCCTACA CTGTACGGCTTCTCCATGATCAGCGAGTTCGGTTTGGGGCCAACCATCG GCATGCTGTTGGTGTGTGGATGCCTAGTCAATGGACCATACTCCCTCATCACAACTGCAGTGTCTGCTGATTTG gGGACCCACAAGAGCCTGAAAGGCAACGCCAGAGCATTGTCTACTGTCACTGCCATCATCGATGGGACAGGATCTGTAG GTGCAGCAGTGGGCCCCTTGCTGGCCGGGCTGCTGTCTTCAGGCGGCTGGGATCGGGTCTTCTACATGCTCATGACTGCTGACTTCTTCGCTCTGTTG CTTTTGCTACGGCTCGTGTCAAAGGAGCTGACCTCAACTAAATCCCGTCCCATCTCTGCTGTAGA GTTGAAGGAGCACTGA
- the slc37a1 gene encoding glucose-6-phosphate exchanger SLC37A1 isoform X1: MASVPPGVRMLVSFDRDQWYRALTFILTFLLYTSFHLSRKPISIVKSELHKNCSSVSEIATALSSSSQLPPLPSLHTDMDCSWKPFEKRNYKQLLGAMDYSFLCAYAVGMYLSGIIGERLPIRLYLTFGMLASGLFTCLFGLGYVYNIHNLGFYIFVQVANGLVQTTGWPSVVTCIGNWFGKGRRGLIMGLWNSHTSVGNILGSLIAGYYVSSNWGMSFIVPGIIIAVMGIVCFFFLIEHPNDLKTLYAQNSSPGKSQVQTKSWNGVNGHTEVYLQYKENKTQDYYYYEDNVQNWKSYDTELLLPRDSVCVPTQPVVVVKRESEPSAISFMGALRIPGVIEFSLCLLFAKLVSYTFLFWLPLYMTKAAHLDAKKAGDLSTLFDVGGIVGGILAGVISDKLGKRATTCAVMLLLAAPTLYGFSMISEFGLGPTIGMLLVCGCLVNGPYSLITTAVSADLGTHKSLKGNARALSTVTAIIDGTGSVGAAVGPLLAGLLSSGGWDRVFYMLMTADFFALLLLLRLVSKELTSTKSRPISAVELKEH; encoded by the exons ATGGCCTCTGTTCCTCCTGGGGTCCGAATGCTGGTGTCCTTCGACAGGGACCAGTG GTACAGAGCTCTCACGTTCATCCTCACCTTCCTGCTCTACACCAGCTTCCACCTCTCCAGGAAACCCATTAGCATCGTCAAG AGCGAGCTCCATAAGAACTGCTCCTCTGTCAGTGAGATCGCCACCGCCCtctccagcagcagccagcTGCCCCCCCTGCCGTCTCTCCACACAGACATGGACTGTAGCTGGAAGCCTTTTG AGAAAAGGAACTACAAACAGCTGCTGGGAGCCATGGACTACTCCTTCCTCTGTGCCTATGCAGTGGGAATGTACCTCAG CGGCATCATCGGGGAGCGCCTGCCCATTCGACTTTACCTGACGTTTGGCATGCTGGCCAGCGGCCTGTTCACCTGCTTGTTTGGACTGGGTTATGTCTACAACATCCACAACCTGGGCTTCTATATATTTGTCCAG GTGGCCAACGGCTTAGTCCAAACCACTGGCTGGCCCAGTGTAGTGACCTGCATCGGCAACTGGTTTGGAAAAGGAAG GCGTGGACTCATCATGGGCCTGTGGAACTCTCATACCTCAGTGGGAAACATCCTTGGCTCTCTGATCGCCGGCTACTACGTCTCCTCCAACTGGGGCATGTCCTTCATCGTACCGGGGATCATCATCGCAGTCATGGGCATCGtctgcttcttcttcctcattGAGC ATCCAAATGACCTGAAAACCCTGTATGCTCAAAATTCTTCTCCAGGCAAGAGT CAGGTTCAAACCAAGAGTTGGAACGGTGTAAATGGACACACTGAGGTGTATCTGCAATACAAGGAAAACAAAACCCag GACTACTACTATTATGAGGATAATGTTCAAAACTGGAAG AGTTACGACACAGAGCTGTTGTTGCCcagagacagtgtgtgtgtccccACGCAGCCGGTCGTGGTGGTGAAGAGGGAATCGGAGCCGTCCGCCATCAGCTTCATGGGAGCTCTACGCATACca ggAGTGATCGagttctctctgtgtctgctgtttGCCAAGCTGGTCAGCTACACCTTCCTGTTCTGGCTGCCGCTCTACATGACCAAAGCAG ctcACCTCGATGCCAAGAAGGCTGGAGATCTCTCCACCCTGTTTGATGTGGGAGGAATAGTGG GGGGGATCTTGGCAGGAGTGATATCTGATAAACTGGGGAAGAGAGCCACCACGTGTGCCGTCATGTTGCTGCTGGCTGCTCCTACA CTGTACGGCTTCTCCATGATCAGCGAGTTCGGTTTGGGGCCAACCATCG GCATGCTGTTGGTGTGTGGATGCCTAGTCAATGGACCATACTCCCTCATCACAACTGCAGTGTCTGCTGATTTG gGGACCCACAAGAGCCTGAAAGGCAACGCCAGAGCATTGTCTACTGTCACTGCCATCATCGATGGGACAGGATCTGTAG GTGCAGCAGTGGGCCCCTTGCTGGCCGGGCTGCTGTCTTCAGGCGGCTGGGATCGGGTCTTCTACATGCTCATGACTGCTGACTTCTTCGCTCTGTTG CTTTTGCTACGGCTCGTGTCAAAGGAGCTGACCTCAACTAAATCCCGTCCCATCTCTGCTGTAGA GTTGAAGGAGCACTGA
- the slc37a1 gene encoding glucose-6-phosphate exchanger SLC37A1 isoform X3: protein MASVPPGVRMLVSFDRDQWYRALTFILTFLLYTSFHLSRKPISIVKSELHKNCSSVSEIATALSSSSQLPPLPSLHTDMDCSWKPFEKRNYKQLLGAMDYSFLCAYAVGMYLSGIIGERLPIRLYLTFGMLASGLFTCLFGLGYVYNIHNLGFYIFVQVANGLVQTTGWPSVVTCIGNWFGKGRRGLIMGLWNSHTSVGNILGSLIAGYYVSSNWGMSFIVPGIIIAVMGIVCFFFLIEHPNDLKTLYAQNSSPGKSQVQTKSWNGVNGHTEVYLQYKENKTQSYDTELLLPRDSVCVPTQPVVVVKRESEPSAISFMGALRIPGVIEFSLCLLFAKLVSYTFLFWLPLYMTKAAHLDAKKAGDLSTLFDVGGIVGGILAGVISDKLGKRATTCAVMLLLAAPTLYGFSMISEFGLGPTIGMLLVCGCLVNGPYSLITTAVSADLGTHKSLKGNARALSTVTAIIDGTGSVGAAVGPLLAGLLSSGGWDRVFYMLMTADFFALLLLLRLVSKELTSTKSRPISAVELKEH, encoded by the exons ATGGCCTCTGTTCCTCCTGGGGTCCGAATGCTGGTGTCCTTCGACAGGGACCAGTG GTACAGAGCTCTCACGTTCATCCTCACCTTCCTGCTCTACACCAGCTTCCACCTCTCCAGGAAACCCATTAGCATCGTCAAG AGCGAGCTCCATAAGAACTGCTCCTCTGTCAGTGAGATCGCCACCGCCCtctccagcagcagccagcTGCCCCCCCTGCCGTCTCTCCACACAGACATGGACTGTAGCTGGAAGCCTTTTG AGAAAAGGAACTACAAACAGCTGCTGGGAGCCATGGACTACTCCTTCCTCTGTGCCTATGCAGTGGGAATGTACCTCAG CGGCATCATCGGGGAGCGCCTGCCCATTCGACTTTACCTGACGTTTGGCATGCTGGCCAGCGGCCTGTTCACCTGCTTGTTTGGACTGGGTTATGTCTACAACATCCACAACCTGGGCTTCTATATATTTGTCCAG GTGGCCAACGGCTTAGTCCAAACCACTGGCTGGCCCAGTGTAGTGACCTGCATCGGCAACTGGTTTGGAAAAGGAAG GCGTGGACTCATCATGGGCCTGTGGAACTCTCATACCTCAGTGGGAAACATCCTTGGCTCTCTGATCGCCGGCTACTACGTCTCCTCCAACTGGGGCATGTCCTTCATCGTACCGGGGATCATCATCGCAGTCATGGGCATCGtctgcttcttcttcctcattGAGC ATCCAAATGACCTGAAAACCCTGTATGCTCAAAATTCTTCTCCAGGCAAGAGT CAGGTTCAAACCAAGAGTTGGAACGGTGTAAATGGACACACTGAGGTGTATCTGCAATACAAGGAAAACAAAACCCag AGTTACGACACAGAGCTGTTGTTGCCcagagacagtgtgtgtgtccccACGCAGCCGGTCGTGGTGGTGAAGAGGGAATCGGAGCCGTCCGCCATCAGCTTCATGGGAGCTCTACGCATACca ggAGTGATCGagttctctctgtgtctgctgtttGCCAAGCTGGTCAGCTACACCTTCCTGTTCTGGCTGCCGCTCTACATGACCAAAGCAG ctcACCTCGATGCCAAGAAGGCTGGAGATCTCTCCACCCTGTTTGATGTGGGAGGAATAGTGG GGGGGATCTTGGCAGGAGTGATATCTGATAAACTGGGGAAGAGAGCCACCACGTGTGCCGTCATGTTGCTGCTGGCTGCTCCTACA CTGTACGGCTTCTCCATGATCAGCGAGTTCGGTTTGGGGCCAACCATCG GCATGCTGTTGGTGTGTGGATGCCTAGTCAATGGACCATACTCCCTCATCACAACTGCAGTGTCTGCTGATTTG gGGACCCACAAGAGCCTGAAAGGCAACGCCAGAGCATTGTCTACTGTCACTGCCATCATCGATGGGACAGGATCTGTAG GTGCAGCAGTGGGCCCCTTGCTGGCCGGGCTGCTGTCTTCAGGCGGCTGGGATCGGGTCTTCTACATGCTCATGACTGCTGACTTCTTCGCTCTGTTG CTTTTGCTACGGCTCGTGTCAAAGGAGCTGACCTCAACTAAATCCCGTCCCATCTCTGCTGTAGA GTTGAAGGAGCACTGA